Proteins encoded together in one Bacteroidales bacterium window:
- a CDS encoding DUF4270 domain-containing protein, whose amino-acid sequence MQKRVPFFLSLIAGACIIAISSCNEEPTLFGLDLLPTRDKESVFYNEAGTLAGNMFSIDSIAGYRAVKPFLGCMNDRVFGVTEGSVAVQFLYTVSNKQFGPSPVADSLLLFIKVDTVYGDTVTPQIFRIYPLTERLYADSVYFSNKTMEGLYDPNEIGSVSFVPTDTLIKIRIDNALGQLLLSADSATKSNPNTFLDYFKGFYIKPDRVTTPGKGSLASANLFATQTYLKLYYHNDTTDSLIADYDVNSTFSARLGLLKHDYTATGIAGINDTLRNDSVLYIQSLSGLGVHLSFPGLESWKDSLPIAIHKAELLLYPDPVQNESFFTRPSRLDAYIKTSSGNFGTIADASLSTSTGGTTYDFLGGSYNETLKAYRFTLTYHFQRYLQGKSERSDIYVFPSNQGSEVTGLVLRNGTNIRFRLKITYSKY is encoded by the coding sequence GTGCAGAAAAGAGTACCGTTTTTTCTCAGTTTGATTGCCGGAGCGTGCATCATAGCGATATCATCCTGTAATGAAGAACCAACCCTGTTTGGGCTGGATCTGCTCCCTACCCGTGACAAGGAATCGGTTTTTTACAACGAAGCCGGAACGCTTGCCGGTAATATGTTCAGCATAGATTCAATTGCCGGCTACAGGGCGGTAAAGCCTTTTCTGGGTTGCATGAATGATCGTGTATTTGGGGTTACCGAAGGTTCGGTTGCCGTGCAATTTCTTTATACGGTATCCAACAAGCAATTTGGTCCTTCTCCGGTTGCTGACTCACTCTTACTGTTTATAAAAGTAGATACGGTGTACGGGGATACCGTAACACCCCAGATATTCAGGATTTACCCTCTTACTGAAAGGCTTTATGCCGATTCGGTGTATTTTTCCAATAAAACCATGGAAGGGCTTTATGACCCGAATGAAATTGGTTCGGTTAGCTTTGTTCCCACTGATACGCTGATTAAAATCAGGATTGATAATGCCCTTGGTCAGTTGCTTCTTTCTGCCGATTCAGCTACCAAATCCAATCCGAATACTTTTCTTGACTATTTCAAGGGATTCTACATCAAACCTGACAGAGTAACCACACCCGGTAAAGGATCTCTGGCAAGTGCCAACCTGTTTGCAACGCAGACCTATTTAAAGCTGTATTATCATAATGATACGACCGATTCCCTTATTGCCGATTATGATGTCAATTCAACTTTTTCGGCGCGGTTGGGTTTGCTGAAGCATGATTATACCGCTACAGGGATTGCCGGGATCAATGATACCTTGCGGAACGATTCGGTATTGTATATTCAGTCTTTGTCGGGCCTGGGTGTTCATCTTTCCTTTCCGGGTCTGGAAAGCTGGAAGGATTCGCTGCCAATAGCCATTCATAAGGCGGAGCTTTTACTGTATCCGGATCCTGTTCAGAATGAAAGTTTTTTCACACGGCCTTCACGGTTGGATGCTTACATCAAAACTTCCAGCGGGAATTTTGGTACGATTGCTGATGCATCCCTCTCTACCAGTACCGGAGGGACCACATATGATTTTCTCGGAGGTAGTTATAATGAGACTTTGAAGGCTTACCGTTTCACACTTACCTATCATTTCCAGAGGTATTTGCAGGGGAAATCGGAGCGATCCGATATTTATGTTTTCCCATCCAACCAGGGTTCAGAAGTTACCGGCCTTGTTTTGAGGAACGGGACAAATATCCGTTTCAGGCTGAAAATAACCTATTCAAAATACTGA
- a CDS encoding glycogen/starch synthase, translating to MESIRVLFVSQEITPYLPETEMSLIARTLPQKVQERGMEIRTFMPRYGLINERRNQLHEVIRLSGMNLIINDTDHPLIIKVASIQSARMQVYFIDNEDYFQRKFVFTDEKGEEFADNDERAIFFARGVIETVRKLRWAPDIVHCHGWFTSFIPLYLKKVYFDDPLFVQSRVVYSFYNDAFEKPLSRNLKQKLVMEGVHARDIEMLDNPSYQNVMQMVAKMSDGLVLGSREVDSGVLEMVSRLKKPLLRHFEDGEEYVDLYTAFYDKILAANKVVHT from the coding sequence ATGGAAAGCATCAGGGTCTTATTTGTATCACAGGAAATCACACCCTATCTGCCTGAAACCGAAATGTCACTGATTGCCCGTACCTTACCTCAGAAAGTTCAGGAACGGGGAATGGAAATCCGGACCTTCATGCCGAGGTATGGTTTGATTAACGAAAGGCGCAATCAGTTGCATGAAGTAATCCGGTTGTCGGGCATGAATCTGATTATCAACGATACAGATCATCCGCTGATCATTAAGGTTGCCTCGATTCAGTCGGCAAGGATGCAGGTGTATTTTATTGATAACGAGGATTATTTTCAGCGCAAATTTGTTTTCACGGATGAAAAAGGGGAAGAATTTGCAGATAATGATGAACGGGCGATATTTTTCGCGCGGGGTGTGATTGAAACTGTCCGAAAACTGCGCTGGGCCCCTGATATTGTTCACTGTCATGGCTGGTTTACAAGCTTCATTCCTTTGTACTTAAAGAAAGTTTACTTTGATGATCCGCTTTTTGTACAATCCCGGGTTGTATATTCATTTTATAATGATGCCTTTGAAAAGCCATTAAGCAGGAACCTGAAGCAGAAACTTGTGATGGAAGGGGTACATGCACGGGACATTGAGATGCTCGATAATCCCAGCTATCAGAATGTGATGCAGATGGTAGCGAAAATGTCTGACGGCCTTGTACTTGGAAGCAGGGAAGTTGATTCCGGAGTGCTGGAAATGGTATCCCGGTTAAAGAAACCATTGCTTCGCCATTTTGAAGATGGAGAAGAATATGTAGATTTGTACACTGCTTTTTATGATAAAATTTTAGCGGCGAATAAAGTTGTACATACATAA